The DNA segment CATAAAAACGGCCAAACGTCTGGTAGAAAGGGATACGCTCAATTACAGGATCCTGATGCATACCTTTAATTATGAAGGAAAAAATTACCTGCTCGAAATCGGAAAAACGACTTCCAGCATCAACCAGTACAACAAGCCCCTGCAAAGACTGGCCCTGTATGTACTCATGGGCCTCATCGCCCTGAGCCTGCTGTTCGACCTGCTTTTTACCCGTGCACTCATCAGGCCACTCGGAAAAATCATCAAATCAAAGCTCATCGACAGGAAATTTCCTTTCAAAAACCATCCTGCACCCATACGCACCTCTACGTACGATTTTAAATACCTCGATGAATCCCTGATCCTGCTCATGGAACAGATCAATGAAGCTTTCGAGAAAGAACGGGAATTTACCGCCAATGCCTCCCATGAGCTCATGACCCCCATCAGCATCCTGCAAAATAAAATGGAAAACCTGATTGGTGATGAACAGCTGAACGAGGAAGCAGTCGTAAAAATTGCCGATATGATGAAAACGCTCGACCGGTTAAAAAAGATCTCCAGGTCGCTCCTCCTCATCTCCAGGATCGAAAACGAACAGTTCGCCAAATCCGATAGCCTAAAGCCTGCAGCACTGATCAGAGAAGTACTCGATGAGATCAGCCACCGTCTGGAAGAGAAAAACCTGGATATTTCTGTTCAGCTTAACGACCAGGTCCTGTTAAAGGGTGTCAACCACGATCTTCTCTTCCAGTTGTTCTATAACCTCATCAACAATGCCATCAAGTACAACGTACCTGCCGGCAACATCACCATCACAGACCAGGAAATCAGCCAGAACAGCTATTTAATTACCATACAGGATACTGGAATTGGTATTGCCGCCGAAGAACTGCCCTTTATTTTCGACCGTTTCCGAAAAGCAAACCTGAAAGAAAACGTAGGTTATGGCCTCGGACTTTCCATCGTAAAAAGCATCGCTGCTTATCACAACATAACTATCAAAGTAAGTTCAACCTTGCAAAAGGGCAGCACGTTTAAGCTGTACTTCAAATTAAAATAACCAGATTTTTGAATTTAAATGACCATAATTTTCAAATAGAATCAGATATTAGCTTTCACATTTAAACTTAGCTATGAAAAAACTATTTCTTGCCTTATTGTTAAGCGTACTTTCCACAATTACTTTTGCGCAAAACCCTATTGTGGGTACCGATATGCCCAAAGCAGTTTTTTACAAAGCGGATGGCAAAACATTCAATACAGACCAGATTACAAAAGGCAGCAAATCCCTGCTGATGCTGTTCGATGCCACCTGCGAACATTGCCAGAAAGTAGTATCCAACATTTCAAAAAGAAGCACAGAACTTAAAAATGTTAACCTCTACCTCATTTCGCAGGATGAATACCGCTCCATCAATTATTTCATGGACAATTTTGGCAAACCTTTAAAAACAATGAAAAATGTAAGTGTATTGCAGGATAAAGACCACGTTTTCATCCCACTGTTCCACCCCAAACAGTACCCAGCCCTTTACCTTTATGGAAAAGATAAAAAGCTGGAATTTTATTCAAGTGATGAAAGGGATGTACCCAGGTTCTTCAGCCGGATCAAATAAAAATCAATAGCTGATCTTAAAGGAACGTCTGGCCAGCAGCTTCCAGGCTTCCCCTTGTTTCTCCCAAACCAGTACCACGCCAAGGTTAACTTTTGCAGGAATACCGCCATCGTTGGTATTGCCCCTCAGCAGGTGGCGTACGATAGCTGTATTTCCGGCAACGGTAATGGATTGTTCCGACAGCTCTATGGTCTTAAAATCAGATTTTTTGGTAGAAAGCGCAGTTACAAAAGCAGCTTTATCTTCAATATGTCCGTTAGAATGTCCATAGGTCAGGTTATCGGTAACCAGACTTTCCAGATCGGCCTTATTTCCGCTGATCATCGCTACGCGTAGTTTTTCAGTTAATTCTGCAATTTTAGTTTCGTCCTTTGATTGTGCCGAAGCAAGTAAACTCATAATGGTAAATGTGATTAAAATGATGGTCTGTTTCATATATCATATAGCTATGTTCAACAGATAAATATATGGATAATTAAGGTTTATAAACCAGGCCCATGTTATAAAACATAAATGCCCACCTGTCGGCCATTTCCTCAATCGCCTTGTCGGTAGGCTTTCCTGCACCATGTCCGGCATTGGTCTGTATGCTGATCAGCACCGGGGCATCACCACCCTGGTCTTTTTGCAGGGTGGCCGCAAACTTAAAGGAATGCGCCGGTACTACCCTGTCGTCATGGTCTGCCGTAGTAACCAGCGTAGCCGGATATTTTACACCAGGTTTTAACGCATGTACGGGCGAATACTGATGTAAATAGCTGAACATTTCTTTAGAATCTGCCGAAGTTCCGTAATCAAAGCTCCAGCCGGCACCCGCCGTAAACTTATGGTAGCGCAGCATATCCATTACCCCCACTGCCGGAAAAGCCACTTTAAAAAGGTCCGGGCGCTGTGCCATAGTAGCACCCACCAGCAGGCCGCCGTTAGACCCGCCCATGCTGGCCAGATAAGCTGCTGAAGTATATTTATGCCCAATCAGGTATTCGGCAGCCGCAATAAAATCATCAAATACATTTTGTTTCTGCAATTTGGTACCTGCCAGGTGCCATTTTTCGCCATATTCGCCACCGCCCCTTAAATTGGCTACGGCATATATCCCGCCCTGGTCCAGTAAAATGATGTTCGAGGTACTGAAAAATGGGGTTAAACTGATGTTAAACCCTCCGTAGCCATACAATACCGTAGGGTTTTTACCATTCAAAACCAGCCCTTTTTTATAGGTAATGATCATCGGCACCTTAGTGCCGTCTTTTGAAGTATAGAATACCTGTCTGGATTCGTAGTTTTCAGGATTAAAATCCACACCTGATTTTTTATAAAGTTCCGACTTGCCGGTCGACACCGTATATTTAAAGATCGTAGCCGGATATACATAAGAGGTAAAGGTATAATAAAGTGCCGGTTCTTCTTTTTTACCAGAAAAACCACTGGCAGAACCAATACCCGGCAACTCAATCCGGTGTTCCAGCTTCCCGTCCATATTGTACTGCAAAACCAGTGATACAGCGTCTTTGATGTAATTGGCAAAGAGCTTGCCGCCACCGGCAGATGGCCGCAATACGTTTTCGGTCTCCTTAATCAGTTCCTTCCAGTTCTCTGGCTTTGGGTTGGCCGCGTCTACAGTAACAATGCGGCCATTGGCTGCATTTAATTTGGTAAAAATATACAGTTTACTGCCTACATTATCGATGATGTTGTGGTCTTTGTCAAAATTATCCACCACGTTTACAATAGGCGCATCAGGAATGCTTAGGTCCTGAATGTACAGTTCATTGCCCGAAGTAGAGTTGGCGGCCGAGATCACCAGGTACCGTTCATCCTCTGTTAAACCGGCACCAACATACCGCCTTGGTGTTTTGCTGCCACCAAAGATCAGCTTATCTGCCGTTTGGGGCGTGCCCAGCTGATGGTAATACAGTTTATGCTGGTCGGTCATCCCCGAAAGCTGACTGCCATCCTTTGGTTTATCATAACTGCTGTAATAAAAGCCTTCATTCCCTTTCCAGGCTATTTCGGAAAACTTGACGTCAATCAAAGTATCCCCTACAACCGTTTTATCGGCCGCCTTCAACACCACCACCTTACGCCAGTCAGATCCGCCTTCCGACAGCTGGTAGGCCAGCATACTGCCATCTTTGGAAAAATTAATATCCGCCATTGAAGTCGTTGCATCTTTAGAAAAAATGTTCGGGTCCAGAAAAACCTCTGGCTCCCCATCCCCTTTCTGCCTGTACAGTACACTTTGGTTCTGCAGGCCTGTATTTTTATAAAAATAAGTATAGGCCCCTTCTTTAAAAGGCTGCGAATACTTTTCATAGTTCATCAGTTTGGTTAAACGGGTTTTGATCTGGTTGCGGTAAGAAATCTGGTCAATAAATTTACGGGTAACTGCATTCTGGGCATCTACCCATTGTTTGGTCTCTGCCGAGCGGTCATCTTCCAGCCACCTGTAAGGATCGGCTACTTCAGTACCAAAATAATTGTCTTTTATAGTTGTTTCTTTTGTCTCAGGATAAGTCATTCTGGTTTTTTGTGTAGTCTTGTTAAATTGAGCTTGCGTAACCAATGGCGATAAAAGGGCTAGCATAAGCAGGCTGTTTTTTATAATTTTTTTCATGGTGTCGCATTAAATCATTAGATAGGAATCGAAAGCAGCGGGATATGCAGCCCGGATGCCATCACCCTTGTTTTGCTTTTGTGTACCATAGAAGCCCAGAAACCATATTTTTTAGGTACCATAATCAGCATATCGGCACCAAATATCTCTATTTCTTTTTCAATTTCTTCTATTACCGCATTCGATTTCACATTTTTATAGTAATAGGCAATCCCTTCCAGCCCGTCATCTATGGCATTGGTGGCCAGTAAAGCGGGGCCTTCATTCCGCAGTTCTTCCAGGGTTTTATCTACATTAAAAACCTCTACTTCAGCAGCTAAGCTCAAAGCCAGTTCTTTGACATGTCCCAATACCCTTTCAGACACCCCATTCAGTACATCGCAGGCAAAAAGCACTTTTTTTGTCCCTTCAAATTTAGCACCAAGGGGCACAGCCAATACCGGAAACTTTAATTTCTTGATTGCCGAAGTAGTGGTATTTCCCCAAAGGTCCTGTTCAAGGGTCTTGGCCGTCATGCCCAACACCACCAGGCTGGCCTCGTATTTAACCAGCAGCTGCTTCAGTTCATCTTCTACAAAAGAAAATGCAGTTTCATGCCCTACTTCTATGTCATAATCCAATGAAAGTGTCAGGGCGCGTTCTATCAGTCTGATCTCGTTATCTGTCAGCAATCTCTGGATACTGGAAGCCGGTAAAAGGGTATTTGCCGCATGTATCGGGATCACGAAAGAATTAAAAAGGATCAGTCTTGCATTGCTGTGTCTGGCTATCGCCGCTGCATATTCTACAGCATTTTCTGCCACTTCCGAGAAATCTGTCGCTACAATTATGGTCATTCGTACAAAATTTTATGCTTGTAAAGCTATATCTGGGCCAGAATGGCCTTGTAGGCACCATCCCAAAGTGCTATGCGTTTTTCAAGTGCCGCTATACTGGCCTGTTCCGCATCCTGCCAAAGGGCCACATCATCAGCACAAAGCTCGGCAGTCATGGCCAGGGCCAGGTAACTGTGGTGGTCGCCATCCACTTCTATATGCCTGTCCAGGTAATATTTAAATAAAGACAGTTGTTCAGGAAATTTTTTATTCAGGTCGTTTACCATGGTCAGGAACATATTCGGGATCAGGTCTTCCCTTCCAAAAGTAAAGGTACTGGTCTGTAAATGGGCCGCATTGCTGTGGATGATCTTAAAAGTAAAATCAACAAACTCACGCGCAGGTTCCGGTGTTCCGGCAGCCTGATAAGCATTGGGCAGGTCTCCTGTTTTTTGAAGTGCATGGATAAATGTGTCAATGCCGCTGGTATCTGCACCGCATTGTGCCATGGCATCCAGGTACATTTCAAAATGACTTTTGCGCTGGCCTGTACTGTCCACATCCGATTCTTCCCCCGCCACAATCTCGTTGATCAGGTAGCGGGTATTTGCCGAACCTACCGGAAACCAGGGCACACTGGTACAGGTCAGGTTAATCTGCAAAGCTTTTAAAAGCGACATAAAGTCCCATACCGCGTATACGTGATATTCCATAAAGATCCTCAGGTCTTCCAGGCTGTTGATCACACTGTAAACCTTATGGTTTATAATCTGCTGTCTAAGGGGTTCGATGCGCTCCTGTATGCTTTTTAATGCTGCACTCATCTTGCTGTCGTATTAATTTGGCACAAATGTAACCATACAGCATTATAATAGTTTAAGATTTTTGTCACATCTGAAACCAGCCGGTTTAAACGGCCAAAGCCATTCTTTTATTTCGGGCAATCAGCATCCAGGCAAATACGGCCCCGGTTAAGGCCATTAAGGTACCCACCCATACCGGAGAAGTATAATCATAGCCAGCTGCCAGGGGCAAACCACCTAAAAAGGCACCCAAAGCGTTGCCTATATTAAAACTGGCCTGGCTAACAGATGCAGCAAGCATCTCCGAGCCTTTGGCCGTTTTGATCATCAGCATCTGGATCGGTGCCGCCAGGGCAAAAGCCACCGCACCGGTAATGAAGGTCATGACCAGCGAAAGTACCTGATTGGTAGAAATATAATGTACAATAAATAAGGTAACCGCCATGGCAATCAGCAAAGAAACAGAAGCTTTTGCCGGCGAAAACCTGTCGGCCAGCTTGCCCCCTATAAAGTTACCAACCAGCATACCCAGGCCGGCCAGTACCAGGATGTAAGTAATCGAATCGGCAGAAAAACCCGAAACATCGGTTAAAAGCGGGGCAATATAGCTGTACCAGGAAAACAGTCCTCCTGTACCTATGGCAATCATCAGGATAATGAGCCATGCTTCGGGCAGCTTAAAGAAACCCAGTTCTTTTTTCAGATCCCTGTCCTTGGTAGCAGGCAGTGCCGGCATCCATAATTTCAGACTCAAAAGGGTAATTAAGCCTACAACAACAATGATCACGAAAGTATAGCGCCAGGAATAATTGTGACCAATAAAAGTACCCAGCGGCACACCGATCACATTGGCAATGGTTAAACCGGCAAACATCAGCGATACGGCCGAAGCTTCTTTTCCTTTATCTGCAATGCGGCTGGCCACTACCGACCCTACTCCAAAAAAGGCACCATGCGGCAAACCCGCAAGTAAGCGGGCAATAAACATGGTGGTATAATCAGGAGAAAAAGCCGACAAAGCGTTAAAGGCCACAAACATCATCATCAGGGCCATCAATATCTTTTTTGGGGGATAGCTTCCTGCAATGGCCACCAGTAAAGGTGCACCGATAACCACACCCAGGGCATAAGCAGAAATGAGGTGCCCCGCCTGAGGGATGGTAATGGAGAGGTCTTTTGCAATATCGGGCAACAGGCCCATCATCACAAACTCTGTGATGCCAATCCCCAGTCCGCCAAGGGTTAAAGTGAGTAAGCTTTTCTTCATTTCTGTATCGTAGTTAGTGTAACAAATACACGATACAAAAGTAACCAATAAAGCCGGCCCTTTTCGTCTTTAAAAGGTAATTTTTATCCGCTGATATTTATTTTATACCTGTCCTATATAAGTGCTTTTGGAAGTTTCCGAGCGGTCGGGAGATACAAATGAAATGTAAACCTCTGCTGGTTCTTCTATTAAATTTCCAGGCAGTAACATCAGTTCTTTTCCCTCCATTCGCTTCGCCACATATAACATGCTGATCGCCGCTTTTGACTCCGGAAAATAAGCCATCAGCAGGGCCTGATCAGATCCGTTCCCCCAGGAAAATCCATCCGTATCCCAGGTAAACGCTATTCCGGCAGCTATCCTGCTGGCCTCCGGATTTTCTGCAGGCAATAGTTCTCCTTCACTCAGTATTACATTTGGACAATCGATCTCTATGTCCGGATAATAACCTTTAAGTACATCTTTTTTATTATAAGCAATGGCCAGGTTGTAATAATTTTTAGTGCTGCCCTTTGCCGCTGAACTAAACCCAGCTTTTAAATAGCCTTTCATCGTATGAAAAAAATTGTTGAGTACTTTCATACGCAATTCATTATCGAGTTGTTTTTCACTGGAACGTGTTCTTTTATGTCTCACCATCCTGGTCACGTTCTGTCCGTTCAGCACATAACTGGTGATATTGCCGGTAGTACCGGTTAGCGGCCCGTAAAGGCCATTTAATAATTTACCCATAATCAGTTTTTTAGCAATTTTTGTTAGTTAAGTAAAGATAATCAATGCTTTACACATCATCACTATCTGCAGATCATTATTTTAAAACATTTTTTAAACATTTTTAGATCATTTTTAAATCTTAGTTAGGTCAAATCGACCTAGCAAGGACCTAGTAACGTCCTATTAAGGTCCTAGTAATGTTCTAAAAATATATAGAGCAGGAAAAACACTTTCTTCTTCTTTTAAAGCACTAATAAAAAGAAAATTAAAACAAAGTCCCCCTTATAACCGTTTATACTCTGATAATCAATTACAGGAGTGCATTATGAATTATAAGAAACTAATAACAGACCGCTTTTCAGGCATACCGCACAGACCGACAGATACTACAGGAGCAGTGATCGCTTTGCTGACGGGACTGGCAGTTGGGGCGGTGCTGGGTGTATTGTTTGCACCGGAGAGTGGAAAAAAGACCAGGGAAAGAATTTCCGACAAGGCTTTGGATTTAACAGATAACCTTAAAGATGGTTATCAATCGGTAAAAGACAGGATATCGGCCGGTAAAGATGATATTGTAGGTTTAAAAGACCGGGTTGTAGACAATGTAAAAAACAAGGCAAACGCCGTTTCGCAGGAATTTAAAGAGTTCAAAGATGCGGAAACAGAAAAAGTAAAATCAGGTGTAAAACAGGCAGCTGATAATGCCAATGATACCATTCAGGACATTTAGTAGCCTATAAACCGTATAAGTACAAATGGAACAGCCGGCTTTTTCCGGTTCAGCGAAGGCTTTCAGCTCAATGGCTTAACGCTTTGATCTGAAAGCCTTTGGTGTTTAAAAAATAGCTGTGTAATGGGGATCAGCAATATCCCGCACAGGGCAAAAATGACAAAAGACACCCTTAAATTGAAGGCATGGGCCAGATAGCCAATTAAAGGCGGGCCAAGCAACATCCCCGTAATGGAATAGGTGGCAATGATGGATATGGCCATACCTGCCGAATATTTTTTTGAAGCACCGGCCAGGGCGTAAGACATCGGGATTACAGCCGCGGTACCAAAACCTACCAGCGAAAAGCCGACCATAGCCGTCCAGAAATACGGAAAAATAATGGCCAGACAAATGCCCGAAACAATACAGCTTGCGCTCATGATATAGGTTTTTGGCATGCCAAAGCGTGCCACAATGAAATCGGATAAAAATCTGGAAGTGGCCATAAAGGTCATGAAGATCAGGTAACCATAGGTAAAGATCTCTACTTTTATAATTTCCTGGAAATAGATACCGCTCCAGTCGAACATCCCCCCTTCACAGATGGCACAAAGGAAAACCACCAGGCCCAGGTAAAAAATATAGGGATCTGGCTTGCTCAAAATGAGCTTGTTACCGGTTTCGGAGCGGTCTCCCTTCAGCAAATACTGGTAAGCATATAGGCTAAGCGACAGCATCACAATGGCTACAGCCGTAAAATGAATCTGGATGGGTACATTGAAACTGAGCAAAAGTGTAGACAGCAGGATTCCTGCTATGCCACCCATGCTCCAGTAACCATGAAAAGAACCCATGATCTTTTTATCGAAACGCTTTTGCAGGGTTAAGGCCTGGGTGTTTACAGAAATATTAAAGATACGGGTGGTAAAGGCAAATACCACTACGGCCAAAACCAGGCTTAAGGTATTGTGTGCAAAACCAATAAGCGTAAGCGCCAGCATGTTGAGTCCGTAGCCCAGCGTTAAAGGTCCGCGGCTGTTGTATTTGGACACCAGCCAGCCCGAAATGGGCAGGCCCAGCAGGGAACCTATGGGCAGGGCCAGCAATATACTGCCCAGCTCGGCCTCATTGAAACCAAAAGTAGTTTTAATGGTCGGGATCCGCGAAGCCCAGGTAGAAAAACTTAAGCCCGACATAAAGAAAAACAGACTTAAAAAGAAACGATGTTTTGTGTTAGAGATCATTGCATAGGTTTGCGCTGCAAATTTAGCAATTCCTTTGGTTGTTATGACCCGCTTTTATTAAAATAGTGTAAGAATTGCACTTTGCAAATAAATATAAAATTGGCATTGATTTGCGTTTTATAAAAAATAAACTAGCTTTACAAAAAACTTTAGGGGTGCCTTGCGCTGAGATATACCCTTTGAACCTGATGCAGTTAGTACTGCCGAAGGGAAAAGTAAGAGCAACCCTCTTGTTGTTCTTTTTCCATTCCTGTAATGGGCTATTCCTGGAGTTTTTAATTGAACAAAAAATTAAAAACTTATGGAGATCTCTGTAAATCAACAACATTATCAGCTGAAAGAACCTTGTTCTGTTGAACAAATGCTAAGCCTTGTCAACGCACCGGCCAAAGGTATTGCTGTAGCGGTTAACCATACCATTATCGCAAAATCTGACTGGCCCGTCCATGTATTGCGGCAGGGCGACCAGGTGATGCTCATCAAAGCCACCCAGGGGGGCTGAACTCTTTTAACAAACCCATTTATCCCATTCCAGCAGCTGAAATTTTGAAACATCGGTTTCATCATCCTAAAAACGAATAACAATGAAAGTAGAAAAAACACCTGGCGAACAGGTAATCAGTCGCACTCCTTTTCCGGCATCCCGTAAGGTATACGTGAAAGGCCAGCTGCATGACATTGAAGTGGCCATGCGCGAGATTACTTTGAGCGACACCAAAATCCACAATGGTTTTGGCTTAACCGAGCCCAACCCGGCAGTTACAGTTTATGATACGAGCGGGCCTTATACCGATCCTGATGCCCATATTGATGTAAAAAAAGGCCTGCCCCGATTAAGGGAAAAATGGATTACCGGCAGAAAAGATGTGGTGCAGCTGCCGGAGATCAGTTCTGATTACGGACAGGAGCGCCTGGCCGACAATAAACTGGATGTTTTGCGGTTTTCGCACCTGAACAAGCCCTATAAAGCAGTAAAAGGCGCCAATGTATCGCAAATGCATTATGCCAAAAAAGGTATCATTACCGCCGAAATGGAATACATTGCCATCCGCGAGAACCAGCGCATAGACTTGCTGAACGAACAGCTGGGTGTGCAGTTTGAAGTGATGGGCCATCAGCATAAAGGTCATAGTTTTGGCGCCAATACGCCTAAGGGCTATATTACACCCGAATTTGTGCGTGCAGAAGTGGCTGCAGGCCGGGCGGTCATTCCCTGTAACATCAACCACCCCGAGCTGGAGCCGATGATCATTGGCCGCAATTTCCTGGTGAAGATCAATGCCAATATCGGCAACTCAGCCGTTACATCCTCAATTGAGGAAGAAGTGGAAAAAGCCGTGTGGGCCTGCAGGTGGGGTGCCGATACGATTATGGACCTTTCGACGGGTAAAAACATCCATGAAACCCGGGAATGGATCATCCGCAACTCCCCTGTTCCGATTGGTACGGTGCCGATTTACCAGGCCCTGGAAAAGGTGAACGGTAAGGCTGAAGATTTAACCTGGGAGCTGTTCAGGGATACCCTGATTGAGCAAGCCGAACAGGGGGTAGATTATTTTACCATCCATGCGGGTGTGCTGTTGCGGTATGTGCCTTTAACGGCCAAAAGGATAACGGGTATTGTTTCCCGTGGCGGTTCCATTATGGCCAAATGGTGCCTGGCGCATCATAAAGAGAATTTCCTGTATACCCATTTTGAAGAAATCTGTGAGATCATGAAGGCTTATGATGTGGCTTTCTCGCTGGGCGATGGCTTAAGGCCGGGCTGTATTGCCGATGCCAATGATGCCGCCCAGTTTGGCGAGCTGGAAACTTTGGGCGAGCTGACTAAAATTGCCTGGAAACATGATGTGCAGACCATTATTGAGGGGCCGGGCCATGTGCCCATGCACCTGATCAAGGAAAATATGGAGAAACAGCTGGAACACTGCTCGGAAGCACCCTTTTACACCCTGGGGCCGCTGACTACCGATATTGCGCCTGGATATGACCACATCACTTCGGCCATTGGTGCCGCCATGATCGGTTGGTTTGGTACAGCAATGCTCTGTTATGTAACACCTAAGGAGCATTTGGGCCTGCCCAATAAAAAGGATGTAAAAGATGGTGTGATTACCTATAAGATTGCGGCCCATGCTGCCGATCTGGCCAAAGGGCATCCCGGGGCGCAGTACCGCGACAATGCCCTGAGCAAAGCGCGCTTTGAATTCAGGTGGGATGACCAGTTTAACCTGTCGCTCGACCCGGATACGGCCAGGGAGTTCCATGATGAAACACTACCTGCAGATGGGGCCAAGATCGCCCATTTCTGTTCGATGTGCGGACCCAATTTCTGCTCGATGAAAATTACGCAGGATGTGCGGAAGTACGCATCGGAACAGGGTGTGGATGAGCAGGAAGCTTTGGAAAAAGGTATGGCAGCTAAATCTAAAGAGTTTACTGAGAAAGGAAGTGAAATCTATCTGTAAATGAAAATGTTATAATTAATATTATGGAAGTCATTGTCATTTCAGACCCGCTTTATTTTAAAGCTGAGGCCCGGCTGATCAACCAGCTTTTTGAAGCGGGGATGCCCATTTTTCATTTGAGAAAGGTGGGCAGGAACAGGGCCGATTATGCGGCGCTGCTTGGGGGCATAGACGAGGATTACCACGACCGGCTTGCCCTGCACCAGTTCCATGAACTGCAGGCAGATTTCCCATTGGTTAAGCGGCTGCATTACCCGGAGCAACTGAGAAAGGAGCTGGATGCTAAAGGCCTGCCTTCTCCCTCCGGAAATGATGTTTTGAGTACTTCCATCCATCATCCCGATGCATTGCTGGAGCTTACCCGATTTGAGTATACCTTTTACGGACCGGTGTTTAACAGTTTGTCCAAACCCGGATATACCGGAATAGCAGAGGCGGATGCCGGTTTTACCTTGCCGGTTAAGCGTACCGGCCCAAAAATCATCGCCCTTGGCGGTATAGATGCCGGAAAAGTAAATGCGGTAAGGGCCATGGGATTTGATGGACTGGCCCTGCTTGGAGCGGTATGGATGGATAAAGAACAGGCTTTAAACAGGTTTAAACTGATCAAAGATAAATGCGATAGCGATGATTGAAGAACTGGAACAACATGGGATACCTGGGCAGGGCAGCAAGCTACGCCCCTATGCAATGAGCATAGCAGGTTTTGACCCCAGTGCGGGGGCAGGACTTTTAGCCGATGTGAAGTGTTTTGAGCAGCACCGGGTATATGGTTTTGGGGTGTGTACGGCTTTAACGGTGCAGACAGATACGCATTTTCTGAAAAACCAGTGGCTGGATGCAGAACAGATCATTGAGCAAATGATGGTACTGCTGCTGAAATTTGAAGTGAAGGCCTGTAAGATCGGCCTGATCAAGAACAGCAGGATCTTACTGGAAGTGGTTAGCCATTTAAGGCAGCATGCCCCCGAGATTAAGATTGTACTGGATCCGGTGTTAAAGGCAAGTGCGGGTTATGCCTTTCATGACTGGGAAAATGGTTTGAAGAAGCTGGAGCCGGTACTGAGGCAAATTGACCTGATTACACCCAATTACCCGGAAATGCTGAGCCTGGGCGGAAAATCAGGGGCCGGACAGTTAACAGCCATTGCACAGCACTGGGCAGCCTATTGCCCTGTATTGCTTAAAGGGGGACACCTGGAAAAAAACAAGGGTACAGATTATTTATTTGAAGGTAGTCAACATTTTGAATTGAAGACAGATATATTATCAAATTTTCAGAAACACGGGTCTGGCTGCGTCTTATCGGCCGCCATTACTGCCCGGCTGGCCAAAGGTGATCACCTGCTGCAGGCCTGCATTTCGGCAAAAAAATATAC comes from the Pedobacter heparinus DSM 2366 genome and includes:
- a CDS encoding MFS transporter, translating into MKKSLLTLTLGGLGIGITEFVMMGLLPDIAKDLSITIPQAGHLISAYALGVVIGAPLLVAIAGSYPPKKILMALMMMFVAFNALSAFSPDYTTMFIARLLAGLPHGAFFGVGSVVASRIADKGKEASAVSLMFAGLTIANVIGVPLGTFIGHNYSWRYTFVIIVVVGLITLLSLKLWMPALPATKDRDLKKELGFFKLPEAWLIILMIAIGTGGLFSWYSYIAPLLTDVSGFSADSITYILVLAGLGMLVGNFIGGKLADRFSPAKASVSLLIAMAVTLFIVHYISTNQVLSLVMTFITGAVAFALAAPIQMLMIKTAKGSEMLAASVSQASFNIGNALGAFLGGLPLAAGYDYTSPVWVGTLMALTGAVFAWMLIARNKRMALAV
- a CDS encoding DUF6266 family protein; translated protein: MGKLLNGLYGPLTGTTGNITSYVLNGQNVTRMVRHKRTRSSEKQLDNELRMKVLNNFFHTMKGYLKAGFSSAAKGSTKNYYNLAIAYNKKDVLKGYYPDIEIDCPNVILSEGELLPAENPEASRIAAGIAFTWDTDGFSWGNGSDQALLMAYFPESKAAISMLYVAKRMEGKELMLLPGNLIEEPAEVYISFVSPDRSETSKSTYIGQV
- a CDS encoding YtxH domain-containing protein, with protein sequence MNYKKLITDRFSGIPHRPTDTTGAVIALLTGLAVGAVLGVLFAPESGKKTRERISDKALDLTDNLKDGYQSVKDRISAGKDDIVGLKDRVVDNVKNKANAVSQEFKEFKDAETEKVKSGVKQAADNANDTIQDI
- a CDS encoding MFS transporter, which gives rise to MISNTKHRFFLSLFFFMSGLSFSTWASRIPTIKTTFGFNEAELGSILLALPIGSLLGLPISGWLVSKYNSRGPLTLGYGLNMLALTLIGFAHNTLSLVLAVVVFAFTTRIFNISVNTQALTLQKRFDKKIMGSFHGYWSMGGIAGILLSTLLLSFNVPIQIHFTAVAIVMLSLSLYAYQYLLKGDRSETGNKLILSKPDPYIFYLGLVVFLCAICEGGMFDWSGIYFQEIIKVEIFTYGYLIFMTFMATSRFLSDFIVARFGMPKTYIMSASCIVSGICLAIIFPYFWTAMVGFSLVGFGTAAVIPMSYALAGASKKYSAGMAISIIATYSITGMLLGPPLIGYLAHAFNLRVSFVIFALCGILLIPITQLFFKHQRLSDQSVKPLS
- the thiS gene encoding sulfur carrier protein ThiS, which gives rise to MEISVNQQHYQLKEPCSVEQMLSLVNAPAKGIAVAVNHTIIAKSDWPVHVLRQGDQVMLIKATQGG
- the thiC gene encoding phosphomethylpyrimidine synthase ThiC — protein: MKVEKTPGEQVISRTPFPASRKVYVKGQLHDIEVAMREITLSDTKIHNGFGLTEPNPAVTVYDTSGPYTDPDAHIDVKKGLPRLREKWITGRKDVVQLPEISSDYGQERLADNKLDVLRFSHLNKPYKAVKGANVSQMHYAKKGIITAEMEYIAIRENQRIDLLNEQLGVQFEVMGHQHKGHSFGANTPKGYITPEFVRAEVAAGRAVIPCNINHPELEPMIIGRNFLVKINANIGNSAVTSSIEEEVEKAVWACRWGADTIMDLSTGKNIHETREWIIRNSPVPIGTVPIYQALEKVNGKAEDLTWELFRDTLIEQAEQGVDYFTIHAGVLLRYVPLTAKRITGIVSRGGSIMAKWCLAHHKENFLYTHFEEICEIMKAYDVAFSLGDGLRPGCIADANDAAQFGELETLGELTKIAWKHDVQTIIEGPGHVPMHLIKENMEKQLEHCSEAPFYTLGPLTTDIAPGYDHITSAIGAAMIGWFGTAMLCYVTPKEHLGLPNKKDVKDGVITYKIAAHAADLAKGHPGAQYRDNALSKARFEFRWDDQFNLSLDPDTAREFHDETLPADGAKIAHFCSMCGPNFCSMKITQDVRKYASEQGVDEQEALEKGMAAKSKEFTEKGSEIYL
- a CDS encoding thiamine phosphate synthase, which gives rise to MEVIVISDPLYFKAEARLINQLFEAGMPIFHLRKVGRNRADYAALLGGIDEDYHDRLALHQFHELQADFPLVKRLHYPEQLRKELDAKGLPSPSGNDVLSTSIHHPDALLELTRFEYTFYGPVFNSLSKPGYTGIAEADAGFTLPVKRTGPKIIALGGIDAGKVNAVRAMGFDGLALLGAVWMDKEQALNRFKLIKDKCDSDD